A stretch of Carya illinoinensis cultivar Pawnee chromosome 14, C.illinoinensisPawnee_v1, whole genome shotgun sequence DNA encodes these proteins:
- the LOC122294468 gene encoding BEL1-like homeodomain protein 9 isoform X2 yields the protein MEMSSFRPDLHVAQQSRRDKLRVPQGSNPTLRLEDFPDNLEQLPFNLRLNPDLVQVRNVNNASLLYDPTVYSPEMVNISMKSNVISMQRDAMVHQEIDAAQIGRPIVAEDAPFANSSLPMSSNFNPLSKASIEPQNCGDWKSLGSQQNCDWMVSYASGSVGSESNTPSPMFFGEVSNISAYPKYMKPSYNEFQDVRSPLKNPCSEISGQDGQKHSREMPFTSVVYQNSFQDGFLSASNRTHGIEMASHVQQNVRDTARGTWAEGVNELALLPTYGNQSDVLCFNDSSAWTNRPVGNCHQWGGQLGFPVKKSDGELRNIVSDSNPQGLSLSLSSNSTSKLPVAQFGEGCGSEDLHSRATVSKDPQDLKAMKSGYFCAVAKPSIISKGCGKPLEDIVGISSNTYRNTGPLGPFTGYATILKSSKFLKPAQQLLDELCGTSGSKITKTCELSVRMSGEVRSSGDALNATETEVGPIGNNSGASSSTFYRSNDINGEGRVASSSCESLWPEYQQKKAKLIYMQEEVCRRYKQYHQQMQMVVSSFESVAGLSSATPYVSLALRSVSRHFRFLKNAITDQLKYIRKATGEDLSSPTTGTSNCKGDANTPKLRYLDQSLQRHKYGGGNVGYLETQQHVWRPQRGLPERSVAILRAWLFEHFLHPYPTDTDKHMLATQTGLSRNQVSNWFINARVRVWKPMVEEIHMLETKGLADANQNPSKNDKNSAVEGTGSALSTGRGRSAEQWNQEKRSRIDCQIPTSMDGSSMGFMPYQRNGLESSGPGAVSLTLGLRHGAENAQHQQPQLQQQEDHLIRREFGGMIHEFVG from the exons ATGGAGATGAGCAGCTTTAGGCCAGATTTGCATGTAGCGCAGCAAAGCCGGCGTGATAAGTTGAGAGTGCCACAAGGTTCAAACCCAACCCTCCGTTTAGAAGATTTCCCTGACAATTTGGAACAATTACCGTTCAACCTGAGGCTAAACCCAGATCTTGTTCAAGTTCGAAATGTTAATAATGCCAGTTTACTTTATGACCCAACTGTTTATTCACCAGAAATGGTCAATATTTCAATGAAGTCAAATGTTATATCAATGCAACGAGATGCCATGGTACACCAAGAAATAGATGCCGCTCAAATTGGAAGGCCTATTGTAGCCGAGGATGCTCCATTTGCGAATTCATCCCTCCCAATGTCATCCAATTTTAATCCTTTATCTAAAGCCTCCATTGAGCCACAGAATTGTGGAGATTGGAAAAGCCTTGGTTCACAGCAAAACTGTGATTGGATGGTGAGCTATGCAAGTGGTTCAGTGGGCAGTGAGAGCAATACTCCAAGTCCTATGTTTTTTGGGGAAGTAAGCAACATTTCTGCGTATCCAAAATATATGAAACCTAGTTATAATGAGTTCCAAGACGTTCGGTCTCCATTGAAGAATCCATGTAGTGAGATTTCAGGTCAAGATGGACAAAAGCATTCAAGGGAGATGCCTTTTACATCTGTAGTTTACCAAAATAGTTTCCAAGATGGTTTCTTATCCGCTTCTAACAGAACCCATGGAATAGAAATGGCTTCTCATGTGCAGCAGAACGTCAGAGACACTGCTCGTGGTACATGGGCGGAGGGTGTGAATGAACTTGCTCTACTTCCAACATATGGAAATCAGTCAGACGTGTTATGTTTCAATGATTCTAGTGCTTGGACAAATAGACCAGTTGGGAATTGCCATCAGTGGGGTGGTCAGTTGGGTTTTCCAGTTAAAAAGAGTGATGGAGAATTGAGGAATATTGTGAGTGATTCCAATCCACAGGGTCTATCTCTATCGCTTTCATCAAATTCAACTTCAAAACTGCCTGTAGCTCAGTTTGGAGAGGGATGTGGTTCAGAAGATTTACACTCAAGGGCTACAGTTTCAAAAGATCCTCAAGATTTGAAAGCTATGAAGTCTGGTTATTTTTGTGCTGTAGCAAAGCCATCTATAATCAGTAAAGGATGTGGAAAACCTCTTGAAGATATAGTCGGGATTTCTAGTAACACTTATCGAAACACAGGTCCTCTCGGCCCATTCACTGGATATGCAACTATTTTGAAGAGTTCAAAGTTCTTGAAGCCCGCTCAGCAGCTGTTGGATGAACTCTGTGGCACAAGTGGCtcaaaaatcaccaaaacatGTGAGCTGTCTGTGAGGATGTCTGGAGAAGTTCGTTCTTCAGGTGATGCTTTGAATGCGACTGAAACTGAGGTTGGCCCAATCGGTAATAATTCAGGTGCTTCGTCCTCCACATTTTATCGTTCGAATGACATAAATGGTGAGGGCAGAGTTGCGAGTAGCTCTTGTGAGTCTTTGTGGCCTGAGTACCAACAAAAGAAggcaaaactcatatatatgCAGGAGGAG GTTTGCAGAAGGTACAAGCAATACCATCAGCAAATGCAGATGGTGGTTTCATCGTTTGAATCAGTAGCAGGTCTCAGTTCTGCCACCCCTTACGTCTCTTTGGCTCTCAGGTCGGTTTCTAGGCACTTCCGATTCCTGAAGAATGCCATCACAGACCAGCTGAAGTATATAAGAAAAGCAACAGGGGAGGATTTGTCATCGCCTACCACTGGCACAAGCAATTGTAAGGGTGATGCAAATACACCAAAGCTAAGGTACTTGGATCAGAGCTTGCAAAGGCACAAATATGGTGGGGGCAATGTGGGCTATCTTGAAACCCAACAACACGTCTGGAGGCCCCAGAGAGGCCTCCCAGAACGTTCAGTGGCAATACTTAGAGCTTGGCTATTTGAGCATTTTCTTCACCC GTACCCCACTGACACAGACAAGCACATGTTAGCCACTCAAACAGGTCTATCTCGAAACCAG GTGTCAAACTGGTTCATAAATGCCCGAGTACGGGTCTGGAAGCCAATGGTAGAAGAAATACACATGCTCGAAACCAAAGGCTTGGCAGATGCCAACCAAAATCCAAGCAAGAATGATAAAAACTCTGCTGTTGAAG GGACAGGCTCGGCCCTGAGCACGGGACGTGGACGTAGTGCGGAACAGTGGAACCAAGAGAAGCGGTCGAGAATAGATTGTCAGATTCCAACAAGCATGGATGGGTCATCAATGGGTTTTATGCCGTACCAGAGAAATGGACTTGAGAGTAGTGGACCAGGAGCTGTGTCCCTTACCCTGGGTCTCAGGCATGGTGCAGAGAatgcacagcatcagcaaccgcAGTTGCAACAGCAGGAGGATCACCTTATTAGAAGGGAATTTGGAGGCATGATTCATGAGTTTGTAGGTTGA
- the LOC122294468 gene encoding BEL1-like homeodomain protein 9 isoform X1 — protein sequence MEMSSFRPDLHVAQQSRRDKLRVPQGSNPTLRLEDFPDNLEQLPFNLRLNPDLVQVRNVNNASLLYDPTVYSPEMVNISMKSNVISMQRDAMVHQEIDAAQIGRPIVAEDAPFANSSLPMSSNFNPLSKASIEPQNCGDWKSLGSQQNCDWMVSYASGSVGSESNTPSPMFFGEVSNISAYPKYMKPSYNEFQDVRSPLKNPCSEISGQDGQKHSREMPFTSVVYQNSFQDGFLSASNRTHGIEMASHVQQNVRDTARGTWAEGVNELALLPTYGNQSDVLCFNDSSAWTNRPVGNCHQWGGQLGFPVKKSDGELRNIVSDSNPQGLSLSLSSNSTSKLPVAQFGEGCGSEDLHSRATVSKDPQDLKAMKSGYFCAVAKPSIISKGCGKPLEDIVGISSNTYRNTGPLGPFTGYATILKSSKFLKPAQQLLDELCGTSGSKITKTCELSVRMSGEVRSSGDALNATETEVGPIGNNSGASSSTFYRSNDINGEGRVASSSCESLWPEYQQKKAKLIYMQEEVCRRYKQYHQQMQMVVSSFESVAGLSSATPYVSLALRSVSRHFRFLKNAITDQLKYIRKATGEDLSSPTTGTSNCKGDANTPKLRYLDQSLQRHKYGGGNVGYLETQQHVWRPQRGLPERSVAILRAWLFEHFLHPYPTDTDKHMLATQTGLSRNQVSNWFINARVRVWKPMVEEIHMLETKGLADANQNPSKNDKNSAVEGNNHPDHDQSSNNPSNKQMECLGTGSALSTGRGRSAEQWNQEKRSRIDCQIPTSMDGSSMGFMPYQRNGLESSGPGAVSLTLGLRHGAENAQHQQPQLQQQEDHLIRREFGGMIHEFVG from the exons ATGGAGATGAGCAGCTTTAGGCCAGATTTGCATGTAGCGCAGCAAAGCCGGCGTGATAAGTTGAGAGTGCCACAAGGTTCAAACCCAACCCTCCGTTTAGAAGATTTCCCTGACAATTTGGAACAATTACCGTTCAACCTGAGGCTAAACCCAGATCTTGTTCAAGTTCGAAATGTTAATAATGCCAGTTTACTTTATGACCCAACTGTTTATTCACCAGAAATGGTCAATATTTCAATGAAGTCAAATGTTATATCAATGCAACGAGATGCCATGGTACACCAAGAAATAGATGCCGCTCAAATTGGAAGGCCTATTGTAGCCGAGGATGCTCCATTTGCGAATTCATCCCTCCCAATGTCATCCAATTTTAATCCTTTATCTAAAGCCTCCATTGAGCCACAGAATTGTGGAGATTGGAAAAGCCTTGGTTCACAGCAAAACTGTGATTGGATGGTGAGCTATGCAAGTGGTTCAGTGGGCAGTGAGAGCAATACTCCAAGTCCTATGTTTTTTGGGGAAGTAAGCAACATTTCTGCGTATCCAAAATATATGAAACCTAGTTATAATGAGTTCCAAGACGTTCGGTCTCCATTGAAGAATCCATGTAGTGAGATTTCAGGTCAAGATGGACAAAAGCATTCAAGGGAGATGCCTTTTACATCTGTAGTTTACCAAAATAGTTTCCAAGATGGTTTCTTATCCGCTTCTAACAGAACCCATGGAATAGAAATGGCTTCTCATGTGCAGCAGAACGTCAGAGACACTGCTCGTGGTACATGGGCGGAGGGTGTGAATGAACTTGCTCTACTTCCAACATATGGAAATCAGTCAGACGTGTTATGTTTCAATGATTCTAGTGCTTGGACAAATAGACCAGTTGGGAATTGCCATCAGTGGGGTGGTCAGTTGGGTTTTCCAGTTAAAAAGAGTGATGGAGAATTGAGGAATATTGTGAGTGATTCCAATCCACAGGGTCTATCTCTATCGCTTTCATCAAATTCAACTTCAAAACTGCCTGTAGCTCAGTTTGGAGAGGGATGTGGTTCAGAAGATTTACACTCAAGGGCTACAGTTTCAAAAGATCCTCAAGATTTGAAAGCTATGAAGTCTGGTTATTTTTGTGCTGTAGCAAAGCCATCTATAATCAGTAAAGGATGTGGAAAACCTCTTGAAGATATAGTCGGGATTTCTAGTAACACTTATCGAAACACAGGTCCTCTCGGCCCATTCACTGGATATGCAACTATTTTGAAGAGTTCAAAGTTCTTGAAGCCCGCTCAGCAGCTGTTGGATGAACTCTGTGGCACAAGTGGCtcaaaaatcaccaaaacatGTGAGCTGTCTGTGAGGATGTCTGGAGAAGTTCGTTCTTCAGGTGATGCTTTGAATGCGACTGAAACTGAGGTTGGCCCAATCGGTAATAATTCAGGTGCTTCGTCCTCCACATTTTATCGTTCGAATGACATAAATGGTGAGGGCAGAGTTGCGAGTAGCTCTTGTGAGTCTTTGTGGCCTGAGTACCAACAAAAGAAggcaaaactcatatatatgCAGGAGGAG GTTTGCAGAAGGTACAAGCAATACCATCAGCAAATGCAGATGGTGGTTTCATCGTTTGAATCAGTAGCAGGTCTCAGTTCTGCCACCCCTTACGTCTCTTTGGCTCTCAGGTCGGTTTCTAGGCACTTCCGATTCCTGAAGAATGCCATCACAGACCAGCTGAAGTATATAAGAAAAGCAACAGGGGAGGATTTGTCATCGCCTACCACTGGCACAAGCAATTGTAAGGGTGATGCAAATACACCAAAGCTAAGGTACTTGGATCAGAGCTTGCAAAGGCACAAATATGGTGGGGGCAATGTGGGCTATCTTGAAACCCAACAACACGTCTGGAGGCCCCAGAGAGGCCTCCCAGAACGTTCAGTGGCAATACTTAGAGCTTGGCTATTTGAGCATTTTCTTCACCC GTACCCCACTGACACAGACAAGCACATGTTAGCCACTCAAACAGGTCTATCTCGAAACCAG GTGTCAAACTGGTTCATAAATGCCCGAGTACGGGTCTGGAAGCCAATGGTAGAAGAAATACACATGCTCGAAACCAAAGGCTTGGCAGATGCCAACCAAAATCCAAGCAAGAATGATAAAAACTCTGCTGTTGAAGGTAACAACCATCCTGATCATGATCAATCCTCCAACAATCCAAGTAATAAGCAAATGGAATGCTTAGGGACAGGCTCGGCCCTGAGCACGGGACGTGGACGTAGTGCGGAACAGTGGAACCAAGAGAAGCGGTCGAGAATAGATTGTCAGATTCCAACAAGCATGGATGGGTCATCAATGGGTTTTATGCCGTACCAGAGAAATGGACTTGAGAGTAGTGGACCAGGAGCTGTGTCCCTTACCCTGGGTCTCAGGCATGGTGCAGAGAatgcacagcatcagcaaccgcAGTTGCAACAGCAGGAGGATCACCTTATTAGAAGGGAATTTGGAGGCATGATTCATGAGTTTGTAGGTTGA